A region of the Micromonospora sediminicola genome:
GGTGATGTCGCGGTAGCTGCCGTTGTAGAGGTAGACGTTGCCGGCGGCGTTGCCCGAGTTGCTGTGCCGGACGATGCCGTAGTCGTTGCCCGGGAAGCTCGTCCCGGCGCGGGTGCCGAGCAGGCTGGTCTGCGAGGAGTTGCTGTACCAGCTCGACGAGATGTTGGTGCAGTGGCCCGCGGTGAGGAAGTAGTAGGTCGAGCCGCTGCGGACGTTGAACCCGAGCGAGCAGCGGCCCCCACCCCCGGCGTAGATGGCCTGGCCGCCGGAGATCCGGGTGCTGAGCGTGCCGGCCTCGGCCTCGATCCGGACCGCGCCGCCGGTGCGGGCGGCGGCGGCCTTGACCCGCGCCAGCTTGGCGCCGGTGACGGTGCTGTCGACGGAGACGACGACCTGGTTGGTCGCCGCGTCGGTCCACCAGGCGGTGCCCGGGATCTTGGCGGAGCGCTCCAGCTCGCTGGTGGCGGCCCTGAGCTGCTTGGCGCCGCGGGTGACCAGCTTCGGGGTGGCGCCGGCGGCGTGCACCTGGCGGGCGGCGGCGGCGTCGGTCACCGTGACGACCATCTTGCCGCTGGCGTCGCCGTACGCGCCGGCGGCCCGGTCGCCGAGCTTCTCGACGAGGGTCGCGGCGGCGTCCGGCGAGAGGGGCGAGGGCGCGGCCTGGGCGGGCGCGCCGAGCAGGGAGCCGGTGGCCAGGGTGCCGGCCAGGGCGACGGCGGCGGCGCGACGGAGCGTGGACCTCGTGGGTCGCATGTAACAACCTCCGAATGGGGGTGAACGGGCGCTGTCATGGGGAAGCGCCCGAGGACAACCCGGGCGACCTGGGGAAACCGTCCGGGCTGACCAAAGTATTCACATATTTAAGATCGTAAGCAAGACATGACTTTGCCCGGATTCGCACCGGACCCCGATGTAACGGCGCGGCAACAACATCGTCATGGAGTGTCAGAGCCGCTCAGGGCGGTCAGGCGCGACGGCGCGCCCCCGGGCCGGGGCGGGGCAGTACCTCCCGGGGATCGGTCACGTCGTGCCCGTCGGCGCACCGCAACGCGACCCGGACCTCGGCGCCGCAGTCGCGGTGCGCCACGGTCAGCGGCGCGCCCTCGGGGTCGGCCAGGTGGCGGTCACCCCAGCCGAGCACCGCGACCAGCACCGGCCACAGGTCCAGTCCCATCTCGGTGAGCCGGTACTCCTGCCGCGGCCGGCTGCCCGGCTCCCGGTACGGCTCCCGGCGCAGCACGCCCCGTTCCACCAGCATCGACAGGCGGTTGGTCAGCACCTGACGCGGGATGCCGGTGCGCACCCGCATGTCGTCGAAGCGGCGCACGCCGCTGAACACCTCGCGGAGCACGACCACGGTCCACCGCTCGCCGAGGATCTCCATGGCGCGCGCGATGGTGCAGTTCTCCACCGACCAGTCCAGTGCCGCGGGTCTCATGTCGACCAGGCTAGGTCTGATTGACAGACTCAGCAACGCGCTGCGACGCTGGGTCCATGACACAGACGCAGGAGCGCAGCCGTACGTTCACCTGGTCCGACCCGGTCGCCGGGGCCGCCCACGTCGGCCGGCGCGGCGGCCTGGAGCTGCTGCGCGCGATGATCGCCGGCGAGCTGGCCGCGCCGCCGGTCATGCACCTCATCGACATGGCCCGGATGGAGGCCGACGAGGGCCGGGTCGTGGTCGAGCTGCTGCCGCAGGAGTTCCACTACAACCCGCTCGGCACCGTGCACGGCGGGGTCCTCTCCACGCTGCTGGACACCGCCGCCGGCTGTGCCGTGCACACCACGCTGCCGGCCGGCGTCGGCTACACCTCGCTCGACCTCAACGTGAAGTTCCTGCGCCCGGTCACCGTGGACAGCGGCACGCTGCGCTGCGAGGGCACCGTGCTGCAACGCGGTCGCCGCACCGCCCTGGCCGAGGCCCGCCTGACGGACCCCGCCGACCGCCTCGTCGCCCACGCCACCTCCACCTGCCTCCTCTTCCCCCTCGACCAGCCCGCCTGACCCGCCCCGCCCCGCCCCGCGATCTTGCACTTTCGGCCCACGGAACGCCTGATCCACGGCTTTTGCCCGGGCAGCAACTGCAAGATCGCCGAGGGGTGAGGGTGAGGGATGGGTGGGGTGGGGTGGGGTGGGGTGGGGTGGGGTGGGGTGGGGTGGTCAGCGGGGGGTGGTGAGGCGGGAGGCGCGGGCGGCGCGGCGCTCCTCGAAGCGGGACGCCTGGGTCTCCAGGGTGTCCAGGTGGGCGGCGATCTGGTCGCGGGCGGTCTCGCCGTCGGCGTCCAGGCCGGTGACGTCGAACAGGTTCCACTGGCGCAGCACCGGCACCACCACCTCGTCCCGGTGCTGCCGCAGGTCGTAGATGCCGGCCAGCGCGATCGCCACCGACTTGCGGGCGAAGCCGTCGATGCCGACCCCGGGCATCTGGAAGTCGGCCAGCACGTCGGCCACCGCCCGCATGGCCTGGCTCGGCGCCAGCTCGAACGCGGCGCCGAGCAGATTGCGGTAGAAGACCATGTGCAGGTTCTCGTCCGCCGCCACCCGGGCCAGCAGCGCCTCGCAGGCGGGGTCGCCGGTGGCCCGGCCGGTGTTGCGGTGCGAGATGCGGGTGGCGAGTTCCTGGAACGACACGTATGCCAGCGAGTGCAGCACCTCGTCGTCGTGGGTGTTGCGGTAGCCGGCGGACATGTGCACCATCCGCGCCCGCTCCAGCGCCACCGGGTCCACCGCCCGGGTCACCGTGAGGTAGTCCCGGATGGCGGTGCCGTGCCGCCCCTCCTCGGCGGTCCACCGGTGCACCCAGGTGCCCCACGCGCCGTCGCGCCCGAAGAGCGTGGCGATCTCGTGGTGGTAGGAGGGCAGGTTGTCCTCGGTGAGCAGGTTGACGATCAGCGCGGTGCGGGCCACCTCGGACATCGTCGAGTCGGCCTCCGACCAGGGCTCCCCGCCGAGCGGGCCGTCGAAGGTGCGCCCGTCGCTCCACGGCACGTACTCGTGCGGGAACCATTCCTTGGCCAGCGACAGGTGGCGGTCGAGGTTCTTCTCGACCACCGGCTCCAGTTCGGTGAGCAGGGCGGTCTGGCTGAGCACGGACACGACGTTCTCCCTACGGTGGCGTAACTTACGCCACCGTAGGTCCAAACGTCCTCAGGCGCCAGTGCCGGCCGGACCGACCAGCGGTTTGAGGTCCGCCCGGGGCGGCGTCCACTCGCCCGCCGCCGCGGCCACCTGCTCGCCGGAACGGATGTCCTTCACCTCGTCGCCGTCCGCGCCGGGGAACCAGACGTACGGGATGCCCCGCCGCTCGGCGTACCGGATCTGCTTGCCGAACTTCGCCGCGGACGGCGACACCTCGGTGGGCACGCCCCGGGACCGCAGCGCCGCCGCGACCGCGTCGCTGGCCGCCCGATCCTCCTCGGCGGTGACCGCGACCAGCACGCACGTCGGCACCGAGCGGGACACCGACAGCGCCTCGGCGCCGAAGAGCAGGCCGAGCATCCGGGTCACCCCGATCGAGATGCCCACCCCGGGGAACCGCACACTGCCCGCACTGGCCAGGTTGTCGTAGCGGCCGCCGGAGCAGATCGAGCCGAACCGCTCGTAGCCGATCATCTGCGTCTCGTAGACCGTGCCGGTGTAGTAGTCCAGGCCCCGGGCGATGCGCAGGTCGGCGACGCAGAGGCCGGGCGCGTGCGCGGCGGCGGTCTCCACCACCGCGGTCAACTCCGCGATGCCCTCGTCGAGCAGGGGATCGCTCACCCCGAGGGCGCGGACCGCGTCGGCGAACGAGGCGTCCGGCGCGGAGATCTCGGCGAGCGCGAGGCACGCCTTGGCCTGGGCCTCGCTCGCCCCGGCGGTCTCGGCCAGCAGATCGGCCACCTTCGCCGGGCCGAGCTTGTCGAGCTTGTCCACGGCGCGCAGCGTCGCCTCCGGGTCGGTCAGCCCGATGCCCCGGTAGAAGCCCTCGCAGATCTTGCGGTTGTTGACCTGGATCCGCACCGGCGGGATGGGCAGCGACCGCAGCGCGTCACCGATCACCAGTGGCATCTCGGCCTCGTAGTGCGCCGGCAGTGTGTCCCGGTCGACGATGTCGATGTCGGCCTGGAGGAACTCCCGGTAGCGGCCCTCCTGCGGCCGCTCCCCCCGCCACACCTTCTGGATCTGGTAGCGCCGGAACGGGAACTGCAGCTTGCCGGCGTTCTCCAGCACGTAGCGGGCGAACGGCACGGTCAGGTCGAAGTGCAGGCCGAGCGCGTCGTCGCCGGCCGGCCCGTCGGCGTCGGCCTGCAACCGGCGCAGCAGGTAGACCTCCTTGGAGGTCTCCCCCTTGCGCAGGAGCTGGTCGAGTGGCTCCACCGAGCGGGTCTCCAGCGGCGCGAAGCCGTACAGCTCGAACGTGGCGCGGATCCGGTCGAGCACGAACTGCTCGATCATCCGCTGGGCCGGCGTCCACTCGGGGAAGCCGGAGATGGGCGTGGGCTTGCTCATGACGTACTCCTTGGAAACCCGCGCGGGGCGCGGGTGCGGTCTAGAGGCCTCGGGTGGGCGCGGCCGGGCGCGCGGACCCCGCCACCTCGACGAGGTAGGGGTTGGTCGCGCGCTCGCGGCCGATGGTGGTCGCGGGACCGTGGCCGGGCAGGACGACGGTGTCGTCGGCCAGCGGGAGGACCTTCTCCCGGAGGCTGGCCAGCATGCGGGGCATGCTGCCGCCCGGCAGGTCGGTGCGCCCGATCGAGCCGGCGAAGAGCACGTCACCGGAGAGGCAGATCTCGTCGGCCTCCCAGGGCGAGCCGGCGCCGGGCATCCGGAACAGCACCGACCCGCCGGTATGGCCGGGGGCGTGGTCGACGGTGATCTCCAACCCGGCCAGCGACAGGGTCGCGCCGTCGGTCAGCTCGGCCACGTCGTCGGGCTCGGCGTAGGGCAGGCGACCGCCGAAGAGCGCGGTGAGGTCCATCGAGAGCGCCTTGGACGGGTCGGCCAGCAGCTCCCGGTCCTCCGGGTGGACGTAGGCGGCGATGCCGCGCGCCCCGCAGACCGGCGCGACCGAGAAGGTGTGGTCCAGGTGCCCGTGGGTGAGCAGCACGGCGGCCGGGTGCAGGCGGTGCTCGGCGAGCACCTCGTCGAGCCGGTCGAGCACCCCGATGCCGGGATCGACCACCACGCACTGCTCCCCCGGAGCGGTCGCCACCACATAGCAGTTGGTGCCGAAGGCGTCCGCGGGAAAGCCGGCCACGAGCACGTCCGTCCCCTTTCCGTCCGGTCGTCGTCCTCGCCCAGCAGCCTAGTCGCACCGGCGAGCGGGTTTCGCCCGCCACCGGACCCGCCTGCCCCAACAGTCCCAGTGACACCTTCCGATAAACGCAGGCGGGACCTCGTACACCACATTCACAGTCGGTACCCGTACACTCTGGCGGGCGTGTGGCGTGGCGCACCCCGACCGGGACGGCGGGCGGCGTCGGCGACGCCGGCAGATCAGGCAGAGGAAGGGGAGCACCGGTGGCTTCCAGTAGGGACCGGCAGCGCAAACTGGCGCGGGCCAAGCTCGACCGGCAGCTCGCCCGGCGGGCCGCGGTCGCGAAGCGCCGCCGGCAGATCCAGGCCGGCGTCGGCGCCGCGGTGGTGCTCGCGCTGATCGTGGCCGGCTCGGCCTGGGCGCTCGGCGCGTTCGACTCCGATCCGGAGAAGCCGACCGCCGAGGACGTCTGCCTCTGGACCCCGCAGGACGGCGCGGCGAACACCAACCTCAAGGACGTCGGCACGCCCGCCACCAAGGACCTGCCCACCGAGGGCACGCGGTCGATGACGATCACCACCAACCAGGGTGGGCCGATCACCGTCGGCCTGGACCTGGCCGACGCCCCGTGCGGCGCGGCGAGCCTCGCCCACCTGGCCAGCCGGTCGTTCTACAACGGCACCAACTGCCACGAGATCACCACCGAGGGCGCGCTGCGCTGCGGCGACCCGAGCGGCACCGGGATCGGCGGCCCGACCTACTCGTTCTACAACGAGAACGTCCCCTCCGCGCCGGAGCCCAGCCCGTCGGCCTCGCCGGCGCCGGGGCAGCCGCCCGCGTACCCGAAGGGCACGGTCGCCATGATCGGCAACCCGCCCGGCACCAACGGCAGCCAGTTCCTGATCTTCTTCAAGGACTTCAACCCGGCCAAGCCGGACTACAGCGTGGTCGGCAGGGTCACCGGCGGCCTCGACGTGGTGGAGAAGATCGGCGCGCTCCCGACCGTGGACAATGGCAGCGGCGCGAAGGTCAAGCCGAAGACGGACGTGGTGATCCAGAGCCTCACCGTCGGCGACCCGAACGCCGCGCCGGCCGCGTCCAGCGCGCCGGCGAGCAGCCCCAGCGCCGGTTGAGCCGACGCTGACCCACCCATGACTCGACGGCGCGCGGCGCCGTCCCCCGATACCCAGCAGGTGAGGAGAGACCGTGACGTCCACGAGAGACCGCCAGCGCGCGGCGGCGCGGGCCCGGCTCGAACGGGAGATGGCCGAGCGGGCCGGTAAGGCCCGCAAGCGCCGGCAGACGCAGGCGATCGTCGGCGCCGCGGCCGTGCTGGTGCTCGTCGTGGCCGGCACCGTCTGGCTCGCCACCTCGCTCGGCGACGATGACGACGACAAGCAGGGCGGCACCGCCGCCGGCTTCGTCCAGTGCGCCTACACCGAGGTGCCGAAGGAGGGCCGGCCGGCGCAGATCAAGGACGTCGGGCTGCCGCCGGCGGAGCAGGCGGCCAAGGGCAGCCAGACGATGACGATCGACACGAACCTGGGCCCGATCACCGCCAAGCTGGACCGCGCCAAGGTGCCCTGCACCGCGGGCAGCTTCACCCACCTGGCCAGCAAGGGCTTCTTCGACAACACCAAGTGCCACCGCCTGGTGACCCAGGGCATCCAGGTGCTCCAGTGCGGCGACCCGAGCGCGACGGGCAAGGGCTGGCGGGACACCGACGGCACCGGCGGGCCGGGCTACAACCTGGCCGAGGAGAACCTCCCCACCGACAAGCGCCCGCCGTACCCGCAGGGCGTGATCGCGATGGCCAACTCCGGCCAGCCGGGCAGCACCGGCAGCCAGTTCTTCATCGTGTACGGCGACTCGCAGCTCGACCCGAACTACACGGTGCTGGGCACGATCACCGGCGGGATGGACGTGGTGAAGCAGGTCGCGGCGGCCGGCGACGACGGCGCGTTCGCCCAGCAGGCCGGCGGCGGTCACCCGAAGAAGGAGCTCGTGATGACGAAGGTGAGCCTGAGCCCGATCCAGGGCTGAGCACCCGCGCGACGACGAAGCGCCCGCCGGCTGGGATCAGCCGGCGGGCGCTTCCGCGTGCGGGGTGGGCGGCTCAGGCCCCCGAGGTGACCCGGTACGCGTCGAAGACGCCGTCGACCTTGCGCACCGCGGCGAGCAGGTGCCCGAGGTGCTTCGGGTCGGCCATCTCGAAGCTGAACCGGCTGACCGCCACCCGGTCCCGGGTGGTGGTGACGGTGGCGGAGAGGATGTTCACCCGCTCCTCGGAGAGCACCCGGGTGACGTCGGCGAGCAGCTTGTGCCGGTCCAGCGCCTCCACCTGGATGGCGACCAGGAACGTGGAGGCGGAGGTGAGCTTCCAGCTCACCTCGACCACCCGCTCGGGCTGGGCGCGCAGGTCCTCGGCGTTGGCGCAGTCGTCGCGGTGCACGCTGACCCCGCCGGAGCGGGTGACGAAGCCGAACACCGAGTCCGGCGGAACCGGTGTGCAGCACCGGGCCAGCTTGATCCAGACGTCGCTGACGCCGCGGACCACCACGCCCGGGTCGGCGCTGCTCTGCCGGCTGCGCGGCGGCCGGGTGGCGACGGCGGTCTCGGCGATGTCCTCCGCCGCGCCTTCCTCGCCGCCGTAGGAGGCCATCAGCTTCTGCACCACCGACTGCGCGGAGACCTGGCTGTCGCCGACCGCCGCGTAGAGCGAGGCCACGTCGGCCAGGTGCAGGTCCCGGGCGATCGCCATCAACGCGTCCGAGGTGAGCATCCGCTGCAACGGCATGCCCTGCTTGCGCATCGCCTTGACGATCGCGTCCTTGCCGGCCTCGATCGCCTCCTCGCGCCGCTCCTTGTTGAAGTACTGGCGGATCTTGGTGCGGGCGCGCGGGCTCTTGACGAAGCCCAGCCAGTCCTGCGTCGGGCCGGCCGTGTCGGACTTCGACGTGAAGATCTCGATCACGTCGCCGTTGGACAGCGTCGACTCCAGCGGCACCAGCTTGCCGTTGACCCGCGCCCCGATGCACTTGTGCCCGACCTCGGTGTGCACCGCGTACGCGAAGTCGACAGGCGTCGACCCGGTCGGCAGCGGGATGACGTCACCCTTGGGGGTGAAGACGTACACCTCCTGGCTGGACAGGTCGAAGCGCAGCGCGTCCAGGAACTCGCTCGGGTCGGCGGCCTCGCGCTGCCAGTCCAGCAGCTGCCGCAGCCAGGTCATCTCGTCGATGTGCGCCGGCGGGCCCACCACCGGGGTGCCCTTGTGCTCCTTGTACTTCCAGTGCGCGGCGATGCCGAACTCGGCGGTGCGGTGCATCGCGTAGGTGCGGATCTGCATCTCCACCGGCTTGCCGGTGGGACCGATGACCGTCGTGTGCAACGACTGGTACATGTTGAACTTGGGCATGGCGATGTAGTCCTTGAACCGGCCCGGCACCGGCTGCCAGTTGGCGTGGATGACCCCCAGCGCCGCGTAGCAGTCGCGCACCGTGTCGACCAGGATCCGCACACCCACCAGGTCGTAGATGTCGTTGAAGTCGCGCCCCCGCACGATCATCTTCTGGTAGATCGAGTAGAGGTGCTTCGGCCGGCCGGTGGTCTCCGCCTTGATCTTGGCGGCCTTCAGGTCGGTCGACACCTTCTGGGTCACCTGGCGCAGCAGCGCCTCGCGCTGCGGCTGGTGCTCCCCGATCAGCCGGTTGATCTCCTCGAACCGCTTCGGGAACAGCGTGCCGAAGGCCAGATCCTCCAGCTCCCACTTGATCGTGTTCATACCGAGGCGGTGCGCCAGCGGGGCGAGGATCTCCAGCGTCTCCTTGGCCTTCTGCTCCTGCTTGGGGCGGGGCAGGAAGGTCAGCGTCCGCATGTTGTGCAGCCGGTCGGCCAGCTTGATCACCAGGACCCGCGGGTCCTTCGCCATGGCCACGACCATCTTGCG
Encoded here:
- a CDS encoding peptidylprolyl isomerase, translated to MTSTRDRQRAAARARLEREMAERAGKARKRRQTQAIVGAAAVLVLVVAGTVWLATSLGDDDDDKQGGTAAGFVQCAYTEVPKEGRPAQIKDVGLPPAEQAAKGSQTMTIDTNLGPITAKLDRAKVPCTAGSFTHLASKGFFDNTKCHRLVTQGIQVLQCGDPSATGKGWRDTDGTGGPGYNLAEENLPTDKRPPYPQGVIAMANSGQPGSTGSQFFIVYGDSQLDPNYTVLGTITGGMDVVKQVAAAGDDGAFAQQAGGGHPKKELVMTKVSLSPIQG
- a CDS encoding MBL fold metallo-hydrolase, with the protein product MLVAGFPADAFGTNCYVVATAPGEQCVVVDPGIGVLDRLDEVLAEHRLHPAAVLLTHGHLDHTFSVAPVCGARGIAAYVHPEDRELLADPSKALSMDLTALFGGRLPYAEPDDVAELTDGATLSLAGLEITVDHAPGHTGGSVLFRMPGAGSPWEADEICLSGDVLFAGSIGRTDLPGGSMPRMLASLREKVLPLADDTVVLPGHGPATTIGRERATNPYLVEVAGSARPAAPTRGL
- a CDS encoding S1 family peptidase: MRPTRSTLRRAAAVALAGTLATGSLLGAPAQAAPSPLSPDAAATLVEKLGDRAAGAYGDASGKMVVTVTDAAAARQVHAAGATPKLVTRGAKQLRAATSELERSAKIPGTAWWTDAATNQVVVSVDSTVTGAKLARVKAAAARTGGAVRIEAEAGTLSTRISGGQAIYAGGGGRCSLGFNVRSGSTYYFLTAGHCTNISSSWYSNSSQTSLLGTRAGTSFPGNDYGIVRHSNSGNAAGNVYLYNGSYRDITGAGNAYVGQSVQRSGSTTGLRSGSVNATNATVNYAEGSVYGLIRTNVCAEPGDSGGSLFSGSTALGLTSGGSGNCRTGGTTYFQPVTEALSVYGVSVF
- a CDS encoding peptidylprolyl isomerase translates to MASSRDRQRKLARAKLDRQLARRAAVAKRRRQIQAGVGAAVVLALIVAGSAWALGAFDSDPEKPTAEDVCLWTPQDGAANTNLKDVGTPATKDLPTEGTRSMTITTNQGGPITVGLDLADAPCGAASLAHLASRSFYNGTNCHEITTEGALRCGDPSGTGIGGPTYSFYNENVPSAPEPSPSASPAPGQPPAYPKGTVAMIGNPPGTNGSQFLIFFKDFNPAKPDYSVVGRVTGGLDVVEKIGALPTVDNGSGAKVKPKTDVVIQSLTVGDPNAAPAASSAPASSPSAG
- a CDS encoding acyl-ACP desaturase; its protein translation is MSVLSQTALLTELEPVVEKNLDRHLSLAKEWFPHEYVPWSDGRTFDGPLGGEPWSEADSTMSEVARTALIVNLLTEDNLPSYHHEIATLFGRDGAWGTWVHRWTAEEGRHGTAIRDYLTVTRAVDPVALERARMVHMSAGYRNTHDDEVLHSLAYVSFQELATRISHRNTGRATGDPACEALLARVAADENLHMVFYRNLLGAAFELAPSQAMRAVADVLADFQMPGVGIDGFARKSVAIALAGIYDLRQHRDEVVVPVLRQWNLFDVTGLDADGETARDQIAAHLDTLETQASRFEERRAARASRLTTPR
- a CDS encoding RelA/SpoT family protein is translated as MEGTVHPTGDADGSVTERSGNPPARATGATGGVPDATADGGAVVVPFPTDDPSTSGGFALSNAPTGRRVRARLARFNAPWQTSQVSEVLEPLISTHRDAHPKADARLLQRAFDTAARWHSGQYRKSGDPYITHPLAVATILANLGMDTTTLVAALLHDTIEDTEYTLDAMRADFGGEVALLVDGVTKLDKVKLGDAAKAETIRKMVVAMAKDPRVLVIKLADRLHNMRTLTFLPRPKQEQKAKETLEILAPLAHRLGMNTIKWELEDLAFGTLFPKRFEEINRLIGEHQPQREALLRQVTQKVSTDLKAAKIKAETTGRPKHLYSIYQKMIVRGRDFNDIYDLVGVRILVDTVRDCYAALGVIHANWQPVPGRFKDYIAMPKFNMYQSLHTTVIGPTGKPVEMQIRTYAMHRTAEFGIAAHWKYKEHKGTPVVGPPAHIDEMTWLRQLLDWQREAADPSEFLDALRFDLSSQEVYVFTPKGDVIPLPTGSTPVDFAYAVHTEVGHKCIGARVNGKLVPLESTLSNGDVIEIFTSKSDTAGPTQDWLGFVKSPRARTKIRQYFNKERREEAIEAGKDAIVKAMRKQGMPLQRMLTSDALMAIARDLHLADVASLYAAVGDSQVSAQSVVQKLMASYGGEEGAAEDIAETAVATRPPRSRQSSADPGVVVRGVSDVWIKLARCCTPVPPDSVFGFVTRSGGVSVHRDDCANAEDLRAQPERVVEVSWKLTSASTFLVAIQVEALDRHKLLADVTRVLSEERVNILSATVTTTRDRVAVSRFSFEMADPKHLGHLLAAVRKVDGVFDAYRVTSGA
- a CDS encoding PaaI family thioesterase, producing MTQTQERSRTFTWSDPVAGAAHVGRRGGLELLRAMIAGELAAPPVMHLIDMARMEADEGRVVVELLPQEFHYNPLGTVHGGVLSTLLDTAAGCAVHTTLPAGVGYTSLDLNVKFLRPVTVDSGTLRCEGTVLQRGRRTALAEARLTDPADRLVAHATSTCLLFPLDQPA
- a CDS encoding winged helix-turn-helix transcriptional regulator codes for the protein MRPAALDWSVENCTIARAMEILGERWTVVVLREVFSGVRRFDDMRVRTGIPRQVLTNRLSMLVERGVLRREPYREPGSRPRQEYRLTEMGLDLWPVLVAVLGWGDRHLADPEGAPLTVAHRDCGAEVRVALRCADGHDVTDPREVLPRPGPGARRRA
- the hisS gene encoding histidine--tRNA ligase, which produces MSKPTPISGFPEWTPAQRMIEQFVLDRIRATFELYGFAPLETRSVEPLDQLLRKGETSKEVYLLRRLQADADGPAGDDALGLHFDLTVPFARYVLENAGKLQFPFRRYQIQKVWRGERPQEGRYREFLQADIDIVDRDTLPAHYEAEMPLVIGDALRSLPIPPVRIQVNNRKICEGFYRGIGLTDPEATLRAVDKLDKLGPAKVADLLAETAGASEAQAKACLALAEISAPDASFADAVRALGVSDPLLDEGIAELTAVVETAAAHAPGLCVADLRIARGLDYYTGTVYETQMIGYERFGSICSGGRYDNLASAGSVRFPGVGISIGVTRMLGLLFGAEALSVSRSVPTCVLVAVTAEEDRAASDAVAAALRSRGVPTEVSPSAAKFGKQIRYAERRGIPYVWFPGADGDEVKDIRSGEQVAAAAGEWTPPRADLKPLVGPAGTGA